One part of the Eucalyptus grandis isolate ANBG69807.140 chromosome 10, ASM1654582v1, whole genome shotgun sequence genome encodes these proteins:
- the LOC104422727 gene encoding uncharacterized protein LOC104422727, with translation MEEEDLRPIRSLRRPPDVMVEPSRLARSPSRLRVAIALAVVWGAIGAASVVVPSTNCYALDNTSRLVDFSSWIGHVFEYEEKEEDLVVRFCKDVETRSNLGFVAFGRFDKFNHFTAGSGHIDFVQRFYNGDLRNCEKSYDKMGRTAQVNIICGSCSKSQCKGELGCICNVTYESTCRVLVELAIPCEDQGPRVFEGFTVGFHPRSWEIVYNGLTQPGFEKSYPDFSFRSEQTHVALYMTAISSHSNLVQKPIVKVFPENGLDVKLSGSAMTGRYPTTLSPTTLILDWRCETPRDSPYEVEITVPVDSYEPVHFTLSKICEHRQDAGGDAVGGWAVFGILSCICIILSTVLCIGGFVYKVRVEHQRGLDALPGITILSACLETASGGRSGYSRAEEINSAFTNQASWEQPQDYDYAAKKSSGRAYGSFNRIH, from the exons TTGCGGTGGTTTGGGGAGCGATCGGAGCCGCTTCCGTCGTCGTGCCGAGCACCAACTGCTACGCGCTCGATAATACCAGCCGCCTCGTTGATTTc AGTAGCTGGATTGGCCATGTGTTCGAATACGAGGAGAAG GAAGAAGACTTGGTGGTCCGGTTTTGCAAAGATGTGGAGACTCGGTCCAATCTG GGCTTTGTGGCTTTTGGTCGATTTGACAAGTTCAATCACTTTACTGCTGGTTCAGGACATATCGATTTTGTTCAA CGCTTTTACAATGGTGACCTGAGAAATTGTGAGAAGAGCTATGACAAAATGGGACGGACAGCTCAG GTGAATATAATTTGCGGGAGTTGTTCAAAAAGCCAATGCAAAG GTGAACTTGGATGCATATGCAATGTTACCTACGAGTCTACGTGCAG AGTTCTCGTAGAACTTGCCATTCCATGTGAGGATCAGGGTCCTCGGGTGTTTGAGGGATTTACTGTTGGTTTTCATCCACGGTCTTGGGAAATT GTTTATAATGGCCTGACTCAGCCTGGTTTTGAGAAATCTTATCCTGATTTCAG TTTTAGGTCAGAGCAGACCCATGTAGCCCTTTACATGACTGCTATCAGTTCCCACTCTAATTTGGTGCAAAAACCTATTGTCAAG GTTTTCCCAGAAAACGGATTGGATGTCAAGTTATCTGGATCAGCGATGACAGGCAGATATCCCACAACTTTGTCTCCAACAACTCTAATTTTGGACTGGAGAT GTGAGACACCCCGTGATTCTCCATATGAAGTTGAAATCACGGTACCTGTGGACAGTTATGAACCTGTTCATTTTACACTTTCCAAAATATGTG AACATAGGCAGGACGCAGGAGGAGATGCTGTAGGAGGATGGGCTGTATTTGGGATCCTATCTTGCAT ATGCATTATTTTGTCAACTGTGCTCTGCATTGGAGGGTTTGTCTACAAGGTACGGGTGGAACATCAG CGTGGACTTGATGCATTGCCCGGTATAACCATTCTATCTGCTTGCCTAGAAACT GCGAGCGGTGGGAGGAGCGGTTATTCGCGAGCAGAGGAAATAAACAGTGCCTTCACTAATCAAGCCTCTTGGGAACAACCACAGGATTATGACTATGCAGCAAAGAAATCAAGTGGAAGGGCATATGGTTCGTTTAACCGTATTCACTAA
- the LOC104422728 gene encoding peroxidase 49, with the protein MARSMTFLILFSILALAPMCYCRRTYGGYLYPQYYDYSCPQAEDIVRSVVAKAVAKEARMAASLLRVHFHDCFVQGCDGSILLDSTGTMPSEKRSNPNRKSARGFEVIEEIKAALEEQCPHTVSCADILALAARDSTVLMGGRSWEVPLGRKDSRGASLTLSNLNIPAPNDTFPILLNKFNRQGLDIIDLVTLSGSHTIGNARCTAFRQRLYDQSGDDQQDSRLDQSYASQLRATCPRSGGDQNLFVLDNVTPTAFDNSYFKNLLAYRGLLSSDQVLFTSNKESIELVKKYAKDNEVFLQQFAASMVKMGNILPSTGSRGEIRKICRKINS; encoded by the exons ATGGCTCGGTCTATGACttttctcattctcttctcAATCCTTGCACTTGCTCCAATGTGTTACTGTCGCAGAACCTATGGCGGTTACCTGTATCCCCAGTATTATGACTATTCATGCCCGCAAGCTGAGGATATCGTCAGGTCCGTTGTGGCAAAAGCTGTAGCCAAAGAAGCTCGCATGGCTGCTTCCTTGCTACGGGTTCACTTCCACGACTGTTTTGTTCAG GGATGTGATGGATCGATACTCTTAGACAGCACCGGAACCATGCCCAGTGAGAAAAGGTCTAACCCAAATCGTAAGTCCGCTCGGGGATTCGAAGTCATTGAGGAAATAAAGGCTGCCCTAGAAGAGCAGTGCCCGCATACTGTGTCCTGTGCTGATATACTTGCTTTAGCTGCCAGAGACTCCACTGTTCTT ATGGGTGGACGTAGCTGGGAGGTTCCTCTAGGAAGAAAGGACTCGAGGGGTGCAAGTTTAACTCTTTCTAACCTCAACATCCCTGCACCAAATGACACTTTCCCGATCCTCCTGAACAAATTCAATCGCCAGGGGCTCGATATTATTGATCTCGTCACATTATCAG GAAGCCACACCATTGGCAATGCAAGATGCACCGCGTTTAGACAAAGGCTCTACGACCAGTCAGGGGACGATCAACAGGACTCCAGACTAGACCAGTCATATGCTTCCCAACTCCGTGCCACTTGCCCGAGATCGGGTGGTGATCAGAACCTGTTCGTCTTGGACAATGTCACTCCAACTGCGTTCGATAACAGCTACTTCAAGAATTTGCTGGCTTACAGGGGCCTGCTGAGCTCTGACCAAGTGCTCTTCACCAGTAACAAGGAATCAattgaattggtgaagaaatACGCAAAGGACAATGAAGTCTTCTTGCAGCAATTTGCAGCTTCAATGGTCAAGATGGGTAATATCTTGCCATCGACAGGATCGAGGGGTGAGATCAGGAAGATCTGCAGGAAGATCAACAGTTGA